Proteins from a genomic interval of Sesamum indicum cultivar Zhongzhi No. 13 unplaced genomic scaffold, S_indicum_v1.0 scaffold00164, whole genome shotgun sequence:
- the LOC105179479 gene encoding uncharacterized protein At1g04910 isoform X3 — MGKQGSPKSPRPGSLSFDASSGFKEYQFRWNEMLQNGDPSLGRRVSGGEYTWDKPIFVKGFKNDSVKYNASKGGSAGKKHLWWFLRHLRSIIFTFMLMGLLFLLDSLMFSLFDPSFLENSPNPSKAYDAKQGRNAAYDDQEKSPVLYSRLLHMASLSLAEKDPEKTVSKFWKEQFPQASSWTPCADKNVKRAGTVNNHTGFILVSANGGLNQQRVAVCNAVAVASLLNATLVIPKFLYSNVWKDPSQFSDIYQEETFMHTLKNDINIIKELPSHLRSLDLEAIGSLVTDADLAKEATPNEYIKNILPILLRNGIVHFLGFGNRLGFDPLPYDLQKLRCKCNFHALKFVPKIQKIGSLLVKRIRKYDSARSMLDKQLLGNFISSIPSGEQVNIASSSKYLALHLRFEVDMVAYSMCDFGGGENETRELQAYREEHFPLLLERLKKVKPLSPAELRKMGRCPLTPEEAALVLAGLGFSSGAYIYLAGSQIYGGKSRMRPVINLYPNIVTKEDLLSPTELAPFRNFSSQKLL; from the exons ATGGGAAAGCAAGGGTCTCCAAAAAGCCCCCGTCCTGGTTCTTTAAGTTTTGATGCATCCTCTGGGTTCAAGGAGTATCAATTCAGATGGAATGAGATGCTACAAAATGGTGATCCTTCTCTAGGTAGGAGGGTGTCAGGGGGAGAATACACTTGGGACAAACCTATATTTGTCAAAGGATTTAAGAATGATAGTGTAAAATACAATGCCAGTAAAGGAGGTTCTGCTGGTAAAAAGCATCTGTGGTGGTTTCTTAGGCATTTGAGGTCTATTATATTCACATTCATGTTGATGGGATTGTTATTCCTTTTAGATTCGTTaatgttttctctttttgatCCATCATTTCTCGAGAACAGTCCAAATCCGAGTAAGGCATATGATGCAAAG CAGGGAAGAAACGCTGCATATGATGACCAAGAAAAAAGTCCGGTGTTGTATTCTAGACTTTTGCATATGGCTTCTCTTTCACTTGCAGAG AAAGATCCAGAGAAAACAGTGTCAAAGTTTTGGAAGGAACAATTTCCACAGGCATCTTCGTGGACACCTTGTGCAGATAAGAATGTCAAAAG GGCAGGGACAGTGAACAACCACACTGGTTTTATTTTGGTCAGTGCAAATGGAGGACTAAATCAACAGCGAGTTGCG GTCTGTAATGCTGTTGCTGTAGCATCTCTACTAAATGCAACATTAGTAATTCCCAAATTTCTCTATAGCAACGTATGGAAGGATCCCAG CCAGTTCAGTGATATATATCAAGAAGAAACGTTTATGCACACACTAAagaatgatataaatattataaaggagCTTCCTTCTCATCTGAGATCATTAGATCTGGAGGCCATTGGTAGTCTA GTGACAGATGCAGACCTTGCAAAGGAGGCAACAcctaatgaatatataaagaatatacTTCCTATTTTATTGCGTAATGGAATTGTTCATTTCCTTGGATTTGGCAATCGACTTGGCTTTGACCCATTGCCTTATGATCTTCAG AAACTTAGATGCAAGTGTAACTTCCATGCTTTAAAGTTTGTACCAAAGATTCAGAAAATTGGCTCCTTATTGGTGAAGAGGATAAGAAAATATGACAGTGCAAGAAGCATGTTAGACAAGCAGCTTCTTGGAAACTTCATCTCTAGCATCCCTTCTGGAGAGCAAGTTAATATAGCTAGCTCTTCCAAATATCTTGCTCTGCATTTAAGGTTTGAAGTGGATATGGTGGCCTATTCAATGTGTGACTTTGGAGGTGGTGAAAACGAGACCAGGGAACTTCAAGCATATAGAGAAGAGCATTTTCCGCTGCTCCTTGAGCGCTTGAAGAAAGTGAA ACCCCTCTCCCCCGCAGAATTGAGAAAGATGGGAAGATGTCCTTTGACACCAGAAGAAGCAGCTCTGGTTCTTGCTGGTCTTGGATTTAGCAGTGGGGCTTATATCTATCTTGCTGGTTCCCAAATTTATGGAGGAAAATCAAGAATGCGTCCTGTAATCAATCTCTATCCTAATATTGTCACAAAAGAGGATCTCCTCTCACCCACTGAACTGGCACCTTTTAGGAATTTTTCTTCTCAG AAACTCTTGTGA